The genomic DNA TTTAGATATCCCACCCGGCAACATCTCTGGCGGTCAAATCCTCTTCCACGGCGAGGACCTGTTGACCATGCCCGAAGAGCGGCGACGTCGACTCCGCGGACGCAACATCGCGATGATCTTCCAAGACGCGCTGTCAGCGTTGAATCCGGTGTATCCGGTCGGATGGCAGATTGCCGAAATGTTCCGGGTCCACCACAAAATGAACCGCAAACAAGCACGGGAACGGGCCATCCAGCTGATGCAACGGGTGGGAATCCCAGCGGCCGAAGATCGGGTGGGAGACTACCCGCACGAATTTTCTGGGGGAATGCGACAACGCATCATGATCGCTATGGCCATCGCATTAGACCCCGAGCTACTCATCGCCGATGAACCCACAACCGCGCTGGACGTCACCGTTCAGGCTCAAGTAATGAAGCTTCTCAAAGACTTGCAAGATGAATTCACCATGGGGATGATCCTGATCACCCACGACCTGGGAGTTGTGGCGGATGTAGCTGACGAAATCGCTGTCATGTACGCCGGGCAAGTAATGGAAGCCTCTGACGTGTTTGAAATCTACCGGCACCCCTCACACCCCTACACTCAAGGCCTGCTGGATTCTATTCCACGGATCGATGGCACCGATGGGCGGCTGCGGGCCATCGAGGGACTGCCACCCAAACTCACCGACCTTCCACCGGGCTGTCTATTTCAGCCTCGCTGTCCGATGGCCACAGAACTATGCGTAGCCGAACGACCAGGACTGCTGCCGGTGATCCAAGACCACGTTTCTGCCTGCCACTACCGTGATCAGCTGCACCCCGACGCCACCCAGGAGCATCATGATGACATCACCCACTGATCCCTTCGCCGACCGCGAGGTCGTGCTCGACGTCCGCGGCTTGGTCAAACACTACCCATTGCGCCGCGGGGTCATCTTTCAGAAACAAATTGGTGCAGTCCAGGCCGTTGATGGCATCGACTTGCAACTACGTCGCGGTGAAACACTGGGCATTGTCGGTGAATCGGGTTCCGGGAAATCTACGTTGGCCAGATTATTAGTTCGGTTGGAAGAACCCGACGCGGGTGAGATTGAATTCCAGGGCGAAGACTTTCTTGCTGTCTCCGGGGACAAGCTACGACGCCTACGTCGCAAGATCCAGATCATTTTCCAGGACCCATATACCTCGTTGAATCCGCGCATGTCGGTAGGCGATATTGTGGCCGAACCATTCCGCGTCCACCCGGATGTCAAACCTCAACAAGGGATCCGCACACGTGTCCAGGAACTACTTGATGTTGTCGGTCTGAACCCGGAACACATTAACCGCTACCCACACCAATTTTCTGGCGGACAACGTCAACGTATTGGTATCGCTCGTGGGCTGGCCCTGAACCCAGATGTCATTATTTTGGACGAACCGGTCTCGGCACTCGATGTGTCGGTACAAGCCCAAGTGATGAACCTCTTAGATGACCTGCAAGTCGAATTCGGCTTGTCATATATTTTCATTGCCCATGACCTGTCGGTAGTACGCCACATCTCCGATCGTGTCGGGGTGATGTACCTGGGCAAGATTGTGGAAACCGGTACCGAGGAAGAAATCTATGGCGCCCCGGCCCACCCGTACACTCAGGCGTTACTGTCTGCGGTGCCAGTGCCGGACCCGACACTTCGCGGGCAACGGGAACAGATCGTACTGCAGGGGGACCCGCCCAGTCCGGCCAATCCGCCTTCAGGGTGCCGTTTTCGCACCCGATGTTGGAAGGCTACTGAGATTTGTGCTGAACAAGTGCCAGCACTAGTCACACGTCCCGGGACCGATCATCCCTCGGCGTGCCACCATGCTGAAGTTCGTGAAGATCTGACCCCCGCCTCCTGACGCGGGAGGGCTTTCCAACACGACAAACGGTCTCGGTAAGAACACAATTTCCATGCGTCCTCCAGGAGTCTCACGTGATGTCCCTCGAAGCTGTCGTTGAAGTGATTGTCCTGGTCCTTGAGGGACTCGGCGTGGTGACCATGACTATCGGTTTTGTGATCGCGGGATACTTCGCACTGCGCGCGCTGGTGCATCGCAGAGGCGGACGTGCCGCCTTTCACCTGGTGCGCACCATGGTGGGGTCAGCGATTCTGTTGGGCTTGGAGATTCTGGTTGCTGCCGATCTCATCCGGACCGTGATGAATCCCTCGCTCGAAGAAGCAGTAGTGCTTGGCATCATTGTCATCATTCGAACGTTGCTGAGCTTTTCCATCCAAATTGAAATTGATGGGGTCTTGCCGTGGAAGAGAGCCCTGCTGACCAACGGCGGCAAACTCCTGGCAGAAACCATAGAGAATGAACGTGGTGACAGCCAGCAGCCCGACGCGGGGCAGGCCCGTCCTGCGTAAGATCTTCGGGCGCCCAAAGACAATCCCAACTTAGGGTGAGATCATGCAGGAGCCAGAGCGGGTGGGTGCTCCACAGGCCAATCTCGAGAGACTGTCGCTTGGGGATTCTTGCGCCGCAAATACTGTTCAAAGCTTGCCGCTTGCTCGGCTTTCCATCGGATCTGGTGGTTAAAAATCGTCTCCAGTGGCACATCGAAGCGTTCCGGATGCTGGGCCACCATGGCTTGAGCAACCTGGACGGCAGCAATCGAATCGGCCAGGGACGTGTGAGCAGCATCAAGGGTAACCCCGTAGTGAGCCGACACAGCTTCGAGGGTCCGTTTTCCCTTCCGGTAGGTGTCGACATGTTTATCCAACACGTATGGATCCACCACACCAGCCACCGCGAACTCGCCCATTTGGCGGCGAGCCATCTCAGCGGTCAGCACCGTGAAATCGTAGACCCCGTTATAGGCCACGACCGGGACACGGTGATACATGAAATCCATCAGCGTAGCCACAATTTCACCCAACCCCAGGGTCGCATCCATCCCATGGGCTCGAGCATGCTCGGTGGTAACCCCGTGCACCGCGGCCGCTTCAGCAGGGATCTCGACCTCGGGATCAACCAGCCACTCGGCGGTGGCACGCAGCTGACCCTGCGGATCCAGCAGCACAATAGAGGCCGTCACAATACGCGCGGTGTGCGGGTTACGGCCGGTGGTTTCTAAATCAAACCCCACTAGCGTCCCAGCATGCCAGGGCTCGGTCGGACCCGGGATGGCCAAGACGCGTTCAGGATTGAGCATGTTTCCAAAATACCTTGTCGCTGACCGGAATTGAATAACATGTGGATGACCACCGGAGTTGTGGATACATTGTTAGTGCGCAGGCGAAAGATGGTTCAATAGAAGCTATGGTTTCCACTCCGCAACTGCTTCGGCCCAAAAACCTGTATCGTCCTGCCCCGGTTCTTGACGCTCAACAGCAAGAGATTGTCGACCAGCCGGCCGGACACGGCCCAATGCTGGTGCTGGGCGGTCCGGGAACCGGGAAAACCACCACAGCAGTCGAATACGCGGTCGCCAAAATTACTGCGGGAGTGCCCACGAACCAGGTGCTGCTGCTGACGAATACACGAACCGGTGCGGCACAGCTTCGGGACTACCTCACCGCGCGCCTGAACTATGAATCCGTCGACTCTCGAGCCGAGACCCCAGTTCGGTCGTTCGCCTCCTATGCTTTCGATCTCATCCACCGGATGCGAGAAGACGAAGGCGTCACCCCAAGACTGTTAGCCGGCGCTGAACAGGACCGGCTGATTGCTGAGCTCATTGAGGGCTATCAAACCGACCCGCAGCTGACCATTGAATGGCCGGAAAACCTCATCGAAGCTGTCGGGCTGCGCGGGTTACGTCATGAGTTACGCGAACTTATCGACCGCAGCGCCGAATACGGCATCGATCCCGGTGAACTCGCCGCGCTGGGCAGAACGAAAGGCCGTGCCGAATGGGTCGCAGCGGCCACCATTCTGCAAGATTATCGCGACGTACTGGATCTGTCGGGTGCCGCCGCATATGACCCTTCGGGACTCATCACCGCCGCCGCGAAGCTGTGGGAAGCTAACCCGGTCTTCGCCGCAGCCGAAAGACAACGCGTCCGACACATCATCATTGACGATTTCCAGGATGCCACACCCGCTATTCACCGGCTGATCAAACTCATCGGCACCGATCGTGACATTGTCATCACCGTCAACCCGGATACGACCGTCCAAGGATTCCGCGGCGCCCGACCGCAAGAACTCGTCCACTGGCCCCAAGTCCTGGCCCCCAACGCGCCCACCATCACGCTTGAAACCGGCTACCGGCTGGCAGACCGCTTGCATGAGGCCTATCAGCGCACCGTCAGCCGCATCCCGGCCGTGTCCGGGCTGCCCGATGCCCGGACCAACCTCAGCGCAGCCGACCACGACGACGCGCTGGCCGTCCATCGCCTGGCCTCACCTGTCCAAGAGTACCTGTTTATCGTCCAGCAAATCCTGGAACTGCACCACCGTCAGGGAGTGGCCTTTGAAGACATCGCGGTGTTAGCTCGCACCGCGGCCAAAATCTCCGAAGTCGTGACCGCTCTTGAAACCGAAGCCATCCCGGTGGTGCGTTCCACCAGCGAAGTCATGTTAAACCAACAGCCTGCGGCCGCCCCGTTGCTGGTGTTGACCGCGGCAGCCGACGCGGTTGCGCACGGTAGAGCCGAAACCGCCACGGGATTAGACCCCGCAGATCTGCACTGGTTGATCACCGGGCGCTATGGCGCATCCACGCCCCTAGAGTTACGCAACCTGCGACGTCGGCTGCTGGCCGCCGAACGGGACGCGCACGGTACCCGCGATTCCGCTGAACTGCTCGATCACCTGGTCGCGAATCCAGAAGACGCCGCGAGCATCCTGGGGCTCGACCCAGATCGACCCCTACCACGCTATACCGCGGGGGCGGTGCGCATCGGACGAATGCTAGCAGCCATGGTGCAAGCCACGGTCAATGAGAAAGCTTCGGCCGAGATGGTGCTGTGGGCCGGATGGGAGACCGCCCTGCCACAGGTTGGGAAAGTCTGGGAAGAACAAGCCCTATCGAACGATAAAGACGCCGCTATCCGAGCAAACCGCGACCTCGACGCCGCTGTCGCCCTGTTCGAGGCAGCCGAACGCTATGCGGTCCAGTTCCCAGGCCAAACCGCACTCGGTTTTACTGAATACCTGGCAGAACAAGACCTGCCCATGGACTCCTTGTCCAACCGCGGCGGTCAAACCGGAGTCTCTGTACTTACCCCGACCACTGCGGCCGGACGTGACTGGAACACCGTCTTCGTGGTGGGCGTCCAAGAAGGAGTATGGCCTAACACCCGGTTGCGCGGCCAACTGCTACACACCCAGGAATTAGTCGAAGAGGTCACTGGCACCGCAGGACAGCAGCCCATCAACGAGCGGATCGCCCAGGTGCGCCACGATGAGCTCAGAACCTTTGCGGCTGCGATCTCTCGGGCCTCATGCCGATTGATCGCTACTGCGGTCGCCGATGCCGATCACCAACCATCCATGTTCATTGAACGGCTCGCCCCGTGGACTCCCACCGACGAGCAACCGGTACGCCCCTACACTCCGGTTGCGACTCCGCTCACGGTAGATGGGTTGGTCATTCACTTGCGCCGCACCCTCGAAGACGCCGAGCGCCAATTGGAAGCTGGTGTTGCCGATGTCCAGACGGTGCAAAATCAGGCTGATCAGGCAGCTCGTGCGCTCGCGGTGCTTGCCGAGGGCGGTATCGCTACCGCCGATCCGGCAAATTGGTGGGGTCTCAACGAATTATCAACCACGCGCCCCATTCATGGGCTCGACGAGCAGGGCATACCCAATCGCATTCAGTTGTCCCCGTCGACGGTGGAAACCGCGGTCCATTCGCCGCTGCAGTGGTTTATCTATCAGGTCTCGACTTCCGCAGCAGGACCAGCCGCTGCCACCGGCACGTTCATCCACGCGATCGCCGAAAAGTACCGGGATGCCGATGTGGACTCGATGTTCACTGAACTAAAGGAAAAATTCCCCGTGCTGGCCGCCGAAGCGGGCATCGAACCGGGTTGGGAATACGATGCGTTGTATGCCAAAGCAGAACGCGCCCTAGAATTCTTTTATCAATATGTCTCTGGCATGCGGTCCGGCTACAAAACCGGTCGAGGAGCTACTGCCGAAGAATTTGGGCCCCGCCGACTCGTCGCCGTCGAACAACAAGTCACGGCTGATCTCGAGTTTGACGAAGTCAAGGTCAGACTCAATGGGGTCATCGACCGGGTCGAGGTCGATCAATCCGGACGGCCGTACATCGTCGATCTGAAGACCGGGGCTACCGAAATCAGCGCAGCAGATATAACCCGCCTGCCGCAACTGGGGGTCTATCAGGCCATGGTCAAAGCAGGCGCACTGACAGAGCTTGTCGACCGCACCGATCCGGCCGGAGCAGCCCTGGTGCAACTGGGTAAAAACCGGACCAATGTCCAAATCCAACCCCAGGCGCCGCTGGAGCCGGGTCACACCTGGGCTGAACAAGACATCGCCGACGCTGCACGCTGGGTCCAAGGCCCCTACTTTTATGCTGTGCACCAAGAAAACGACTGCAGCCTCAAAACGCTGTGCCCGCTGTGCAAGGAAGGACAACAAGTCACCGAATGGCTGATCTAACCTGGGGTCACCCACCGCGCTACACC from Enteractinococcus fodinae includes the following:
- a CDS encoding DUF1622 domain-containing protein is translated as MSLEAVVEVIVLVLEGLGVVTMTIGFVIAGYFALRALVHRRGGRAAFHLVRTMVGSAILLGLEILVAADLIRTVMNPSLEEAVVLGIIVIIRTLLSFSIQIEIDGVLPWKRALLTNGGKLLAETIENERGDSQQPDAGQARPA
- a CDS encoding ABC transporter ATP-binding protein — its product is MRADKVQSTNQTAPLLEVRDLHVEFRTKSGVVQAVNGLNFTLEAGQTLAILGESGSGKSVTAQAIMGILDIPPGNISGGQILFHGEDLLTMPEERRRRLRGRNIAMIFQDALSALNPVYPVGWQIAEMFRVHHKMNRKQARERAIQLMQRVGIPAAEDRVGDYPHEFSGGMRQRIMIAMAIALDPELLIADEPTTALDVTVQAQVMKLLKDLQDEFTMGMILITHDLGVVADVADEIAVMYAGQVMEASDVFEIYRHPSHPYTQGLLDSIPRIDGTDGRLRAIEGLPPKLTDLPPGCLFQPRCPMATELCVAERPGLLPVIQDHVSACHYRDQLHPDATQEHHDDITH
- a CDS encoding ABC transporter ATP-binding protein, which gives rise to MMTSPTDPFADREVVLDVRGLVKHYPLRRGVIFQKQIGAVQAVDGIDLQLRRGETLGIVGESGSGKSTLARLLVRLEEPDAGEIEFQGEDFLAVSGDKLRRLRRKIQIIFQDPYTSLNPRMSVGDIVAEPFRVHPDVKPQQGIRTRVQELLDVVGLNPEHINRYPHQFSGGQRQRIGIARGLALNPDVIILDEPVSALDVSVQAQVMNLLDDLQVEFGLSYIFIAHDLSVVRHISDRVGVMYLGKIVETGTEEEIYGAPAHPYTQALLSAVPVPDPTLRGQREQIVLQGDPPSPANPPSGCRFRTRCWKATEICAEQVPALVTRPGTDHPSACHHAEVREDLTPAS
- a CDS encoding 3'-5' exonuclease, which gives rise to MLNPERVLAIPGPTEPWHAGTLVGFDLETTGRNPHTARIVTASIVLLDPQGQLRATAEWLVDPEVEIPAEAAAVHGVTTEHARAHGMDATLGLGEIVATLMDFMYHRVPVVAYNGVYDFTVLTAEMARRQMGEFAVAGVVDPYVLDKHVDTYRKGKRTLEAVSAHYGVTLDAAHTSLADSIAAVQVAQAMVAQHPERFDVPLETIFNHQIRWKAEQAASFEQYLRRKNPQATVSRDWPVEHPPALAPA
- a CDS encoding ATP-dependent DNA helicase, coding for MVSTPQLLRPKNLYRPAPVLDAQQQEIVDQPAGHGPMLVLGGPGTGKTTTAVEYAVAKITAGVPTNQVLLLTNTRTGAAQLRDYLTARLNYESVDSRAETPVRSFASYAFDLIHRMREDEGVTPRLLAGAEQDRLIAELIEGYQTDPQLTIEWPENLIEAVGLRGLRHELRELIDRSAEYGIDPGELAALGRTKGRAEWVAAATILQDYRDVLDLSGAAAYDPSGLITAAAKLWEANPVFAAAERQRVRHIIIDDFQDATPAIHRLIKLIGTDRDIVITVNPDTTVQGFRGARPQELVHWPQVLAPNAPTITLETGYRLADRLHEAYQRTVSRIPAVSGLPDARTNLSAADHDDALAVHRLASPVQEYLFIVQQILELHHRQGVAFEDIAVLARTAAKISEVVTALETEAIPVVRSTSEVMLNQQPAAAPLLVLTAAADAVAHGRAETATGLDPADLHWLITGRYGASTPLELRNLRRRLLAAERDAHGTRDSAELLDHLVANPEDAASILGLDPDRPLPRYTAGAVRIGRMLAAMVQATVNEKASAEMVLWAGWETALPQVGKVWEEQALSNDKDAAIRANRDLDAAVALFEAAERYAVQFPGQTALGFTEYLAEQDLPMDSLSNRGGQTGVSVLTPTTAAGRDWNTVFVVGVQEGVWPNTRLRGQLLHTQELVEEVTGTAGQQPINERIAQVRHDELRTFAAAISRASCRLIATAVADADHQPSMFIERLAPWTPTDEQPVRPYTPVATPLTVDGLVIHLRRTLEDAERQLEAGVADVQTVQNQADQAARALAVLAEGGIATADPANWWGLNELSTTRPIHGLDEQGIPNRIQLSPSTVETAVHSPLQWFIYQVSTSAAGPAAATGTFIHAIAEKYRDADVDSMFTELKEKFPVLAAEAGIEPGWEYDALYAKAERALEFFYQYVSGMRSGYKTGRGATAEEFGPRRLVAVEQQVTADLEFDEVKVRLNGVIDRVEVDQSGRPYIVDLKTGATEISAADITRLPQLGVYQAMVKAGALTELVDRTDPAGAALVQLGKNRTNVQIQPQAPLEPGHTWAEQDIADAARWVQGPYFYAVHQENDCSLKTLCPLCKEGQQVTEWLI